One region of Syntrophobacter fumaroxidans MPOB genomic DNA includes:
- a CDS encoding deoxyhypusine synthase family protein, whose product MSRSDVPGKGGVSEFIRHHFRHFNAAVVKDAAESYIQLLEDGGFMFLAMAGAMSTAEIGLTLAEMIRRDKVHAICCTGANFEEDIFNLVAQKHYVRVPHYRDLTPDDEKDLLEKGLNRVTDTCIPEEEAIRRIGGIVLEGWKSADAAGQRRFPHEFLYSLLMEGKLEPLYQIDPRNSWVLAAAQKNLPIFIPGWEDSTLGNVFVAQVLKGVVRNSGVIRTGIEYMLHLVDWYRSASAQRRIGFFQVGGGIAGDFPICVVPILKQDMWEDVPYWSYFCQISDSTTSYGSYSGAVPNEKITWGKLDVDSPRFIIESDASIVLPLVFSYVLESMDQAGCRSSERSNDP is encoded by the coding sequence ATGAGCAGGTCGGACGTCCCCGGAAAAGGCGGTGTCTCGGAATTCATTCGGCACCATTTCCGCCATTTCAACGCCGCCGTCGTCAAGGATGCCGCCGAGTCCTATATACAACTGCTGGAAGATGGCGGTTTCATGTTCCTGGCCATGGCGGGCGCGATGAGCACGGCCGAGATAGGGCTCACGCTCGCGGAGATGATCCGGCGGGACAAAGTGCACGCCATCTGTTGCACGGGTGCCAATTTCGAAGAAGACATCTTCAACCTCGTGGCTCAGAAGCACTACGTGCGCGTTCCTCATTACCGCGACCTCACGCCCGATGACGAGAAGGATCTGCTGGAAAAGGGCCTGAACCGCGTGACGGATACCTGCATCCCTGAGGAAGAAGCCATCAGGCGTATCGGGGGAATTGTCCTGGAGGGATGGAAAAGCGCCGACGCCGCGGGCCAACGACGCTTTCCCCACGAGTTCCTTTACTCGCTGCTGATGGAGGGGAAACTGGAACCTCTCTACCAGATCGATCCTCGAAACAGTTGGGTGCTTGCCGCGGCGCAAAAGAACCTTCCGATTTTCATCCCCGGATGGGAAGACTCGACCCTCGGGAACGTCTTCGTCGCCCAGGTTCTGAAGGGCGTCGTCCGCAACTCCGGCGTAATCCGCACCGGCATCGAATACATGCTGCATCTTGTCGACTGGTACAGGTCGGCCTCGGCACAAAGGCGGATCGGGTTTTTTCAGGTCGGCGGCGGGATCGCGGGCGATTTCCCCATTTGCGTCGTGCCGATTCTGAAACAGGACATGTGGGAAGACGTCCCGTATTGGAGCTATTTCTGCCAGATCAGCGATTCCACCACGAGCTACGGTTCCTACTCCGGAGCCGTGCCCAACGAGAAAATCACCTGGGGAAAGCTGGATGTCGATTCCCCCCGGTTCATCATCGAATCGGACGCGAGCATCGTGCTGCCGCTGGTGTTCTCCTACGTGCTCGAATCGATGGACCAGGCCGGTTGCCGATCGTCCGAACGTTCCAACGACCCATAA